A single genomic interval of Streptococcus suis harbors:
- a CDS encoding S1C family serine protease → MERIPYMKKYLKFAILFVIGFLGGLIGALSASFFQPQIQQANSAITSVSNVQYNNETSTTKAVEKVQNAVVSVINYQKSANNSLGAIFGNIESSDELAVAGEGSGVIYKKDGQYAYVVTNTHVINNAEKIDILLASGEKISGELVGSDTYSDIAVIKISADKVTAVAEFADSDTIKVGETAIAIGSPLGSVYANTVTQGIISSLSRTVTSQSEDGQTISTNAIQTDTAINPGNSGGPLINIQGQVIGITSSKITSSSVSSSGVAVEGMGFAIPANDAVAIINQLEKAGKVSRPALGVHMVNLTTLSTSQLEKAGLSNTELTSGVVIVSTQSGLPADGKLETFDVITEIDGEAIQNKSDLQSALYKHQIGDTITVTYYRNNQKQTVDIKLTHSTEELSE, encoded by the coding sequence ATGGAAAGGATTCCTTATATGAAAAAATATTTGAAATTTGCGATTTTATTTGTAATTGGATTTTTGGGTGGTCTTATCGGGGCCTTATCAGCCTCTTTCTTCCAACCACAGATTCAACAAGCAAATTCTGCTATCACTAGTGTCAGCAATGTTCAATATAATAATGAAACTTCCACCACAAAAGCTGTAGAGAAAGTACAAAATGCTGTTGTGTCTGTTATTAATTACCAAAAGTCAGCCAACAATAGTCTTGGTGCTATCTTTGGAAATATTGAATCATCTGACGAACTAGCTGTTGCTGGAGAGGGGTCTGGGGTTATCTATAAAAAAGATGGTCAATATGCCTATGTTGTGACAAATACGCATGTTATTAATAACGCAGAAAAGATTGATATTCTTTTAGCATCTGGAGAAAAAATCAGCGGTGAACTCGTTGGTTCCGATACCTATTCTGATATAGCTGTTATAAAAATATCAGCAGATAAAGTCACTGCTGTTGCTGAATTTGCTGATTCCGATACAATTAAAGTTGGAGAAACTGCTATCGCAATTGGTAGTCCTCTAGGTAGCGTCTACGCCAATACAGTTACTCAAGGTATTATTTCTAGCCTAAGTCGGACAGTTACTTCACAATCAGAAGATGGTCAAACAATCTCAACCAACGCTATTCAAACCGATACAGCTATCAACCCTGGAAACTCTGGAGGACCATTGATTAATATCCAAGGACAAGTTATTGGTATCACCTCTAGCAAAATCACCTCAAGTTCTGTAAGTAGCTCAGGTGTGGCTGTGGAAGGGATGGGATTCGCTATTCCTGCAAATGATGCCGTAGCCATTATCAATCAACTAGAGAAAGCTGGAAAAGTTAGCCGACCTGCTCTTGGAGTTCATATGGTTAACTTGACGACCTTGTCAACTAGTCAATTAGAAAAGGCTGGATTATCAAATACAGAATTAACATCCGGTGTCGTAATTGTCTCTACACAAAGTGGACTACCTGCAGATGGAAAATTAGAAACTTTTGATGTTATTACTGAGATTGACGGAGAAGCTATTCAAAATAAGAGTGACCTCCAGAGCGCTCTCTACAAACATCAAATTGGAGATACAATCACTGTAACTTATTACCGCAATAATCAGAAACAAACTGTTGACATTAAGTTGACACATTCTACAGAAGAACTTAGCGAATAA
- a CDS encoding YfhO family protein produces the protein MKKIFTKTSIYYLLSFLIPLTIISIVLAFQGIWWGSDTTILASDGFHQYVIFNQTLRNTLHGDGSFFYTFTSGLGLNFYALSSYYLGSFLSPIVSFFDLQSMPDAIYLVTIVKFGLTGLSTYFSLKGIHKNLKEEWALLLATSFSLMSFSTSQLEINNWLDVFLLLPLVLLGLHRLLKKQGPILYYITLTCLFIQNYYFGYMVAIFLTLWTLVQLSWIDSQRIKRFINFTIVSILSALSSMFMLLPTYLDLKTHGETFTKIVNLKTEDSWYLDFFVKNLVGSFDTTKFGSIPMISVGLVPLILALLFFTLKEIKPTVKLSYALFFTFIISSFYLQPLNLFWQGMHAPNMFLYRYAWALSITVIYLAAETLARLHQVSIKNFTLIVSFFLICFTSTFIFRDHYEFLTDVNFLLTLEFLIAYFILFVAMIRYKSSLKWINIVLLFFTFLELGLHSHYQVQGISDEWHFPSRSNYEEKLTDIDSIVKSTKTTTDSFYRIERLLPQTGNDSMKFNYNGISQFSSIRNRASSSVLDKLGFRSDGTNLNLRYQNNTIIADSLFGVKYNLATTDPNKFGFTLNQSQSTINLYENSFNLGLALLTEGIYKDVNFTNLTLDNQTNFLNQLTGLSQKYYHTLSDVVSQNTVELSNRMTVNKVDNEDAAKATFLVNIPANSQVYLNLPNLTFSNENQKKVVITVNNQSSEFTLDNAFSFFNVGSFTTDVQVQVDVYFPENNQVSFDKPQFYRLDLLAFQQAISILQEKQVVTKTDGNKVTVDFVTDKEASLLLTLPYDKGWNATIDGKPIKIQKAQEGFMKVDVSPGQTKLVLTFVPNGFYLGLLISFGAVFVFFSYQFIGYYYSKNREY, from the coding sequence ATGAAAAAAATATTTACAAAAACATCCATTTATTATCTCTTATCTTTCCTTATTCCGCTGACTATTATTTCTATCGTCTTAGCATTTCAAGGAATCTGGTGGGGAAGTGATACAACAATATTGGCCAGTGATGGTTTCCATCAGTATGTTATTTTTAATCAAACATTACGAAATACTTTACACGGAGACGGCTCTTTTTTTTACACCTTTACAAGTGGTCTAGGACTCAATTTTTATGCTCTATCCTCCTATTACCTAGGCTCATTCCTATCTCCAATTGTCTCTTTCTTTGATTTACAATCCATGCCTGATGCTATCTACCTTGTCACTATTGTCAAATTTGGATTGACTGGGTTGTCAACTTATTTCAGTCTAAAGGGTATCCATAAAAATTTGAAAGAAGAATGGGCACTATTACTCGCTACTAGTTTTTCTCTGATGAGTTTTAGTACAAGTCAGTTAGAAATAAACAACTGGCTAGACGTTTTTTTACTCCTCCCACTCGTTCTTCTTGGATTGCATCGATTATTAAAAAAACAGGGTCCGATTCTCTACTACATAACATTAACATGCTTGTTTATCCAAAACTATTACTTCGGTTATATGGTGGCTATTTTTCTAACATTATGGACATTGGTTCAATTATCATGGATAGATAGTCAGAGAATCAAAAGATTTATCAACTTTACAATAGTGTCAATTTTATCTGCTTTAAGTAGCATGTTCATGTTGTTACCAACCTACTTGGATTTAAAAACTCATGGTGAGACATTTACAAAAATTGTCAACCTAAAAACCGAAGACTCTTGGTATCTGGACTTCTTTGTAAAAAACTTAGTTGGTAGCTTTGATACAACAAAATTTGGTTCTATTCCCATGATCTCTGTTGGTCTCGTTCCATTAATACTCGCTTTATTATTCTTTACATTAAAAGAAATAAAACCAACTGTCAAACTCTCCTATGCTCTATTCTTTACATTCATTATTTCAAGTTTCTACCTACAACCACTCAATCTTTTTTGGCAAGGTATGCATGCGCCAAACATGTTCCTCTATCGTTATGCATGGGCTCTATCAATAACCGTTATCTATTTAGCAGCAGAGACATTGGCACGACTACATCAAGTAAGTATTAAAAATTTTACTCTGATTGTTTCATTTTTTCTCATTTGCTTTACTTCTACCTTTATTTTTAGAGATCATTATGAGTTTCTAACGGATGTAAATTTCCTACTCACACTAGAATTTCTAATAGCCTACTTCATTCTTTTTGTAGCAATGATTCGCTATAAATCATCCTTAAAATGGATTAATATTGTTTTATTGTTCTTCACTTTCTTAGAACTTGGATTACATAGTCATTATCAGGTTCAGGGGATTTCTGATGAATGGCATTTTCCTAGCCGATCAAACTATGAAGAAAAATTGACAGACATTGACAGTATTGTAAAGTCTACAAAGACTACAACTGATTCATTTTATCGTATAGAACGTCTATTACCACAAACTGGCAACGATAGCATGAAATTCAATTACAACGGTATTTCTCAATTCTCCTCCATTCGAAATCGTGCTTCCAGCTCAGTACTAGATAAGCTCGGTTTCCGTTCAGACGGTACCAATTTGAATCTTCGTTATCAGAATAATACAATCATTGCTGATAGCCTATTCGGAGTCAAATATAATTTAGCTACTACGGACCCAAATAAGTTTGGTTTCACACTGAATCAGAGTCAGTCTACTATTAATCTTTACGAAAATAGTTTTAATCTAGGGTTAGCCCTATTGACTGAAGGGATTTACAAAGATGTCAATTTTACAAATCTGACTCTCGATAATCAAACAAATTTTCTTAATCAACTAACAGGGCTATCTCAAAAATACTACCACACTTTATCAGATGTTGTTTCACAAAATACAGTTGAGTTGAGCAATCGAATGACTGTCAATAAAGTTGACAATGAGGATGCTGCAAAGGCAACTTTCTTAGTAAATATACCTGCAAATAGCCAAGTATACTTAAATTTGCCAAATTTAACATTCTCAAATGAGAATCAAAAAAAGGTTGTCATTACTGTCAACAATCAGTCAAGTGAGTTTACACTAGATAATGCTTTCTCTTTCTTCAATGTGGGGAGCTTTACTACAGATGTACAAGTTCAAGTCGATGTATATTTTCCTGAAAATAATCAAGTTTCTTTTGATAAACCACAATTTTATCGATTGGACTTATTAGCTTTCCAACAGGCTATTTCCATTCTCCAAGAAAAACAAGTAGTAACAAAAACTGATGGTAATAAAGTAACCGTTGATTTTGTAACCGATAAAGAAGCCTCACTCCTCCTTACTTTACCCTATGATAAAGGATGGAATGCAACCATTGATGGTAAACCTATCAAAATCCAAAAAGCGCAAGAGGGTTTTATGAAAGTGGATGTAAGTCCAGGTCAAACTAAACTAGTTTTAACCTTTGTACCAAATGGTTTCTATCTAGGTTTACTGATTTCTTTTGGTGCAGTTTTTGTATTTTTCTCCTATCAATTCATTGGATACTATTATTCTAAGAACCGAGAATACTAA
- a CDS encoding YoaK family protein — protein MNQKDYRVFEGLRIACSLTFISGYLNAFTFVTQGGRFAGVQSGNVISLAYFLAKGDFAQVVNFSIPILFFVFGQFFTYLARRYFEKQTWSWHFGSSVMMLVLILLTIILSPIMPASFTIASLAFVASIQVETFRRLRGAPYANVMMTGNVKNAAYLWFKGVIEKDSELRKTGRNILLTIIGFMLGVIISTHLSFKFKEYALIGLILPVLYINYELWQEKRPTRGRSK, from the coding sequence ATGAATCAAAAAGATTATCGTGTTTTTGAGGGATTGAGAATTGCTTGTTCATTAACGTTTATCAGTGGTTATTTAAATGCCTTTACTTTTGTGACTCAGGGTGGTCGCTTTGCTGGCGTACAATCTGGAAATGTTATTTCTCTAGCTTATTTTTTAGCTAAAGGTGATTTTGCGCAGGTAGTTAATTTTTCTATTCCCATTTTATTTTTTGTATTCGGACAATTTTTTACCTACTTAGCAAGAAGGTATTTTGAAAAACAAACATGGTCTTGGCACTTTGGTAGTAGTGTAATGATGTTAGTTCTTATTTTACTAACTATCATTCTCTCACCTATTATGCCTGCATCTTTTACAATTGCTAGTCTAGCCTTCGTAGCCTCTATTCAAGTAGAAACATTTAGAAGGTTACGAGGTGCTCCGTATGCCAATGTGATGATGACAGGGAATGTCAAAAATGCTGCTTATCTCTGGTTTAAAGGAGTTATTGAAAAAGATTCAGAACTTAGAAAAACAGGTAGGAACATCTTATTGACCATTATAGGGTTTATGCTAGGTGTCATCATATCTACTCATCTATCCTTCAAATTTAAAGAATATGCCCTTATTGGTCTGATTTTGCCAGTTTTATATATTAATTATGAATTATGGCAAGAAAAAAGACCTACTCGAGGTAGGTCTAAATGA
- the rlmH gene encoding 23S rRNA (pseudouridine(1915)-N(3))-methyltransferase RlmH — translation MKIKLITVGKLKEKYLKEGIAEYSKRLGRFAKLDMIELPDEKTPDKASQAENEQILKKEADRIMSKIGERDFVIALAIEGKQFPSEEFSQKISDIAVNGYSDITFIIGGSLGLDSCIKKRANLLMSFGQLTLPHQLMKLVLIEQIYRAFMIQQGSPYHK, via the coding sequence ATGAAAATAAAATTGATTACCGTTGGAAAATTGAAAGAAAAGTACCTCAAAGAAGGTATTGCAGAATATAGTAAACGATTGGGACGATTTGCTAAGTTGGATATGATTGAGCTTCCTGATGAAAAAACACCAGATAAAGCCAGTCAGGCAGAGAATGAACAAATATTAAAAAAAGAAGCCGATAGAATTATGTCTAAAATTGGAGAGCGAGATTTTGTCATTGCCTTAGCGATAGAAGGCAAACAATTTCCATCGGAAGAATTTAGTCAAAAGATATCTGACATTGCAGTAAATGGGTATTCAGATATAACTTTTATCATCGGTGGTAGTTTGGGTCTCGATTCTTGTATTAAAAAAAGAGCTAATTTGTTGATGAGTTTTGGACAGTTGACACTTCCCCATCAACTAATGAAATTAGTTCTCATCGAGCAGATTTATCGTGCATTTATGATTCAGCAGGGAAGCCCATATCATAAGTAG